A genomic segment from Oncorhynchus clarkii lewisi isolate Uvic-CL-2024 chromosome 12, UVic_Ocla_1.0, whole genome shotgun sequence encodes:
- the LOC139421519 gene encoding band 3 anion exchange protein-like: MENDLSFGEDVMSSEEESDSAFPSPIRPGNYDLEQSRHEEDSNQAIQSIVIHTDPEAYLNLNTNANTRGDAQAYVELNELIGSSWQETGRWVGYEENLNPATGKWGPSHVSYLTFKSLIQLRKVMSTGAIILDLQASSLSAVAEKVVDELRSKGEIRAADRDGLLRALLQRRSQSEGAVAQPLGGDIEMQTFSVTKQRDTTDSVEASIVLSGVMDSLEKPAVAFVRLGDSVVIEGALEAPVPVRFVFVLVGPSQGGVDYHESGRAMAALMADWVFSLEAYLAQTNKELTNAIADFMDCSIVIPPTEIQDKGMLQPIIDFQKKMLKDRLRPSDTRIILGGGPKADEADEEPREDPLARTGIPFGGMIKDMKRRYRHYISDFTDALDPQVLAAVIFIYFAALSPAITFGGLLADKTEHMMGVSELMISTCVQGIIFAFIAAQPTLVIGFSGPLLVFEEAFFAFCKSQEIEYIVGRIWVGLWLVIIVVVIVAVEGSFLVKFISRFTQEIFSILISLIFIYETFSKLGKIFKAHPLVLNYEHLNDSLDNPFHPVVKEHIEYHDDGNKTVHEVIHERAYPNTALLSMCLMFGCFFIAYFLRQFKNGHFLPGPIRRMIGDFGVPIAIFFMIAVDITIEDAYTQKLVVPKGLMVSNPNARGWFINPLGEKKPFPAWMMGACCVPALLVFILIFLESQITTLIVSKPERKMVKGSGFHLDLLILVTMGGIASLFGVPWLSAATVRSVTHANALTVMSKGPKPEIEKVLEQRISGMLVAAMVGVSILLEPILKMIPMTALFGIFLYMGITSLSGIQMWDRMLLLIVPRKYYPADAYAQRVTTMKMHLFTLIQMVCLGALWMVKMSAFSLALPFVLILTIPLRMAITGTLFTDKEMKCLDASDGKVKFEEEPGEDMYESPLP; the protein is encoded by the exons ATGGAGAACGACCTGTCTTTTGGAGAG GATGTCATGTCCTCTGAGGAGGAGAGTGACTCTGCTTTCCCATCTCCGATCAGACC tgGCAACTATGACCTGGAGCAGAGCAGGCATGAAGAGGACAGCAACCAGGCCATCCAGAGCATCGTCATTCACACCGACCCAGAGG CCTATCTGAACCTGAACACCAACGCCAACACCAGAGGGGATGCTCAG gccTATGTGGAGCTGAATGAGCTCATAGGCAGCAGCTGGCAGGAGACTGGCCGCTGGGTGGGCTATGAGGAGAATTTGAACCCAGCAACGGGCAAGTGGGGCCCCTCCCACGTCTCCTACCTCACCTTCAAGAGTCTGATCCAGCTTCGCAAGGTCATGAGCACAG gtgcgATCATTCTGGACCTGCAGGCCAGCAGTCTGTCTGCTGTGGCTGAGAAGGTGGTGGATGAATTGCGGAGCAAGGGTGAGATCCGTGCCGCTGATAGAGATGGCCTGCTGAGGGCTCTACTGCAGAGACGCAGTCAGTCTGAGGGAGCTGTAGCTCAACCCCTGGGAGGAGACATCGAGATGCAGACCTTCTCTGTCACCAAGCAG AGAGATACAACTGATAGTGTGGAAGCCTCCATTGTCCTCTCAG GGGTGATGGACTCCCTGGAGAAGCCTGCCGTGGCCTTCGTCAGGCTGGGGGACTCTGTGGTGATAGAGGGGGCCCTGGAGGCCCCTGTGCCGGTGCGCTTTGTCTTTGTGCTGGTGGGCCCCAGCCAGGGAGGAGTGGATTACCATGAGAGTGGCCGTGCCATGGCTGCCCTTATGGCTGACTGG GTCTTTAGTCTAGAGGCTTACCTAGCCCAGACTAACAAGGAATTGACCAATGCCATCGCTGATTTCATGGACTGCAGCATCGTCATCCCGCCCACTGAGATCCAGGACAAGGGCATGCTCCAGCCAATCATTGACTTCCAGAAGAAGATGCTGAAGGACAGACTCCGCCCCTCTGACACCCGAATCATATTAGGTGGCGGGCCCAAAG CTGATGAGGCCGATGAGGAGCCAAGAGAAGACCCGCTGGCCCGGACAGGCATTCCCTTCGGCGGGATGATAAAGGACATGAAGCGGCGGTACCGCCATTACATCAGTGACTTCACAGACGCCCTCGACCCCCAGGTCCTGGCTGCTGTCATCTTCATCTACTTCGCTGCCCTGTCCCCTGCCATCACCTTCGGAGGCCTGCTGG CCGATAAGACGGAGCACATGATGGGCGTGTCTGAGCTGATGATCTCCACCTGCGTCCAGGGCATCATCTTCGCCTTCATCGCAGCCCAGCCTACACTGGTCATTGGCTTCTCTGGGCCACTGCTGGTGTTTGAGGAGGCCTTCTTTGCG TTCTGCAAGTCCCAGGAGATTGAGTACATTGTGGGCCGTATCTGGGTAGGCCTGTGGCTGGTGATCATCGTGGTGGTTATCGTGGCCGTGGAGGGCAGCTTCCTGGTCAAATTCATCTCCCGCTTCACGCAGGAGATCTTCTCCATCCTCATCTCCCTCATCTTCATCTACGAGACCTTCAGCAAGCTCGGCAAG ATCTTCAAAGCTCACCCTCTGGTTCTGAATTATGAGCACTTGAACGACAGCCTGGACAACCCTTTCCACCCGGTGGTCAAGGAGCACATAGAGTATCATGATGATGGCAACAAGACAGTGCACGAGGTCATACATGAGAGGGCCTACCCCAACACCGCCCTGCTTTCCATGTGTCTTATGTTCGGGTGTTTCTTCATTGCATACTTCCTCCGTCAGTTCAAAAATGGCCACTTCCTCCCTGGACCG ATTCGTCGGATGATTGGAGATTTTGGTGTTCCCATTGCCATTTTCTTCATGATCGCTGTGGATATCACCATTGAGGATGCCTACACTCAG AAACTTGTGGTGCCCAAGGGTCTAATGGTGTCCAACCCCAATGCCAGAGGCTGGTTCATCAACCCCCTGGGAGAGAAGAAGCCTTTCCCTGCCTGGATGATGGGGGCGTGTTGCGTGCCAGCCCTGCTGGTCTTCATCCTCATCTTCCTCGAGTCCCAGATCACTAC GCTGATTGTGAGCAAACCAGAGAGGAAGATGGTAAAGGGCTCTGGTTTCCATCTGGACCTGCTCATCCTGGTCACCATGGGTGGCATCGCCTCCCTGTTTGGGGTGCCCTGGCTGAGTGCCGCCACCGTGCGTTCTGTCACCCATGCCAACGCCCTCACTGTCATGAGCAAGGGACCCAAGCCTGAGATCGAGAAGGTGCTGGAGCAAAGGATCAGCGGCATGCTTGTGGCCGCCATGGTCG GTGTGTCTATTCTCTTGGAGCCTATCCTGAAGATGATTCCCATGACGGCTCTGTTTGGAATCTTCCTCTACATGGGTATAACCTCACTCAGTGGGATCCAGATGTGGGACCGAATGCTTCTGCTTATTGTACCCAGGAAATACTATCCTGCTGACGCCTACGCACAAAGG